A single Desulfobaccales bacterium DNA region contains:
- a CDS encoding adenylate/guanylate cyclase domain-containing protein, with product MAVLILSGAGRSLEDQTLDLALRLRPQRPPPPDLLIVGLDEPSFKELHHPWPWPRRLHTTLVERLTELGARLIIFDVLFAEETSPEDDALLAAALHRAGNVLLGQALEVAQDPRFARRMLIEPLPALRQAACGVGLMALTPDPDGVVRRFRLRLGGEPTLAAVAAARLGVSLPPELTGLIDFVGPPRSLDTVSYYQVLNSRHPFPEALARGRMVLIGRMLEASATPQAQADAFLTPFYAGDGRLMSGVEVHAHILHTLLTGGWGREAGPGMRVGAAALLLLLAVIFRGRPGVTGALLTFFLLTALALAVSFLLFVRWRFWLPPVLPVAGLVAWQVGLLTWDYLREYREKRWLRQAFSRYVSPAVVAELVAHPEGLKLGGEELEVTVLFADLAGFTGLSETLGPEELVSLLNRYFSILTDIIQARRGTVDKFIGDAVMAVWGAPLPLADHAALACHAALEIKAAIAQELAEVPARPLPPLTVRLGVHSGTVLAGNVGSVERFNYTVMGDTVNLASRLEGVNKHYGTAILISEATFRQVQGMFMVRELDRLRVKGRRQPVTVYELLGPGEQGTSAWLTAFQAGLMAYRARDWAEASRRFEEVLRQKPKDPPARLFLHRCRAFQVEPPPPEWDGLLVLEEK from the coding sequence CTGGCCGTCTTGATTCTCTCCGGGGCCGGCCGCTCCCTGGAGGACCAGACCCTGGATCTGGCCTTGCGCCTGCGCCCCCAGCGCCCGCCCCCTCCTGACCTCCTCATCGTGGGCCTCGACGAGCCCTCCTTTAAGGAGCTCCACCATCCCTGGCCCTGGCCGCGGCGGCTGCACACCACCCTGGTGGAGCGGCTGACAGAGCTGGGCGCCCGCCTCATCATCTTTGACGTGCTCTTTGCCGAGGAAACCTCCCCGGAAGACGACGCCCTCCTGGCGGCGGCACTGCACCGGGCCGGCAATGTTCTTTTGGGGCAGGCCCTAGAGGTGGCCCAGGACCCCCGCTTTGCCCGGCGCATGCTCATCGAGCCCTTACCGGCACTCCGCCAGGCTGCCTGCGGCGTGGGACTGATGGCCTTGACCCCTGATCCCGACGGCGTGGTGCGCCGCTTTCGCCTGCGTCTGGGGGGAGAGCCGACTTTGGCGGCGGTGGCGGCGGCACGGCTGGGGGTGAGTCTGCCCCCGGAGCTGACGGGACTCATTGATTTTGTCGGTCCCCCGCGCAGCCTTGACACCGTGTCCTATTACCAGGTGCTGAACTCCCGACACCCCTTTCCGGAAGCTTTAGCGCGGGGCCGCATGGTGCTGATCGGCAGGATGCTGGAGGCCTCGGCCACCCCTCAGGCCCAGGCGGACGCCTTCCTTACGCCTTTCTACGCCGGCGACGGCCGCCTGATGTCCGGGGTGGAGGTGCATGCCCATATCCTCCACACGCTCCTGACCGGCGGCTGGGGGAGGGAAGCCGGGCCGGGGATGCGTGTGGGAGCTGCCGCTTTGCTCCTTCTGCTGGCCGTCATCTTTCGCGGCCGCCCCGGCGTGACTGGCGCCTTGCTCACCTTCTTTTTGCTCACTGCCCTGGCCCTGGCGGTATCCTTCCTCCTTTTTGTGCGGTGGCGCTTCTGGCTGCCGCCGGTCCTGCCGGTGGCCGGTCTGGTGGCGTGGCAGGTGGGCCTCCTAACCTGGGATTACCTCAGGGAGTACCGGGAGAAACGCTGGCTCAGGCAGGCCTTCAGCCGCTATGTGTCGCCAGCGGTGGTGGCGGAGCTGGTGGCCCATCCGGAGGGCTTGAAACTGGGCGGGGAGGAGCTGGAAGTCACGGTGCTCTTCGCCGATCTGGCCGGATTCACCGGACTTTCCGAAACCCTGGGCCCCGAGGAGCTGGTCAGCCTGCTGAACCGCTATTTCAGCATCCTGACCGACATCATCCAGGCCCGGCGGGGCACGGTGGACAAGTTCATCGGCGATGCGGTGATGGCGGTCTGGGGGGCGCCGCTCCCTTTGGCCGACCACGCCGCGTTGGCCTGCCACGCCGCCCTGGAAATCAAAGCGGCCATCGCCCAGGAGCTGGCAGAGGTGCCAGCGCGGCCCCTCCCCCCGCTGACGGTGCGCCTAGGCGTCCACTCCGGCACGGTATTGGCCGGCAATGTGGGGTCAGTGGAGCGCTTCAACTATACGGTGATGGGGGATACGGTCAATCTCGCCTCCCGTCTGGAAGGGGTGAACAAGCACTACGGCACTGCCATCCTCATCAGCGAGGCCACCTTCCGACAGGTGCAGGGGATGTTCATGGTCCGGGAACTGGACCGCCTCCGGGTCAAGGGCCGCCGGCAGCCGGTGACCGTCTATGAGCTGTTGGGGCCCGGCGAGCAGGGCACTTCTGCCTGGCTTACGGCCTTTCAGGCAGGTCTCATGGCCTACCGGGCCCGGGACTGGGCGGAAGCCAGTCGCCGGTTTGAGGAGGTGCTGCGCCAGAAGCCGAAGGACCCGCCGGCCCGCCTTTTCCTGCACCGCTGTCGGGCCTTCCAAGTGGAGCCGCCGCCCCCGGAGTGGGACGGCCTCTTGGTGCTGGAGGAAAAATGA
- a CDS encoding TonB-dependent receptor, with the protein MEAKRRWLWVAGLIWAGLVVGLGTVAAAGPPLAGRLVEFRGEVLVKRAASPAWEQPEAGIALFAGDVIKTGASSRAALLLADESQLKLHEHTLLELRSVLPSPRLRWAEIVPATQAEAAASQYRVPQGEVWLRNARETFRFELETPTVTAGIRGTEFSLRVSPDGTTSLILLQGRLQLANPFGSLTLQAGEEGLTRPGQAPTKRVVLTPDDAVQWSLYYPGIFSYRDFPLTRAGLTGEAAALYDQGRLDEARAAAEALLRQEPGHALALTVLGWVHLQENNPAGAADVLAKVPRPGVGAVIGLALALYRLGDARGAYELLVATRRQDPKNPLLLAMEGFFALQVAKVPEAQACLEEALRLAPELTLARPLLAQMWLVQNRKAAARREAEQALSQAPTSPLARLTMALVEIAHFQRQAALEHLQQALKADPRFVPAHLYLAKLWLGGDYLEKASQVMEAARRLAPQEAEVLTLAGFVRLAFRDFRGARTLFEQAVRANPALGEPHLGLGICHFRDRRLDQGLTAMLTATLLEPRVSLYQSMLGKALYQTRAFAKALEVYDYATTLDPRDPTPHFYKGIALTDLNRPGEAIQEINRSIELNDHLAVFRSRLMLDRDLAVRNFDLARAYNQLGLGEWAYSKAVTAVKQDYLTGSAHLFLAGAYQGTRQRLASAASELLLYRLLSPANQNTFTLYNDYTPMFEMPYARVQLQGGVGTWGHGRAIQDHALEVYGGVPGLAFDISGGYQEDDGFRARNGDRDFAVFTGLVKWEPTVRQSLMGGVTLARSEAGDVTNLHDYSFRNAPDLRQVFRTRVSEAGYVHRFTPEATFLGYFSYAKNDWHLRDRTFFPQIFSVGGLPVDLTSTLNRENDLEFHNLQFQQHLKLGSHTFIAGVDYFSGRLKYHRRENLLFSIYDSPVLSLTLLDHFRPPQRSFSLYLLDYWRLTPQLLLEAGLFYDEARTPRSGFAQPVFTSRISPRFGLNYQLTAQHTLRLAVQRALNTHGLLAPLLAPSETAGFPTLINVDDGSEVRQAGLAWEAQWDAQTFSVLRLDAGRIATPQYEVSLADGDLKENRVWWGWKRYAASFTVNRILSPSWGLALGVSGKKFDPTFASGHDFSEFTGFAQLSFLHRSGFQGFLRAFLVRQDLTHRGDNLFGLVDVRLGYEFPGKRGLAALEVTNLFDRHFYFQKEFVTLDALFPARRLLFKLAFYF; encoded by the coding sequence ATGGAGGCCAAGCGGCGGTGGCTGTGGGTGGCCGGACTTATCTGGGCCGGCCTGGTGGTAGGTCTGGGAACCGTCGCCGCCGCCGGCCCGCCGCTGGCCGGCCGCCTCGTCGAATTTCGGGGCGAGGTCCTGGTGAAGCGGGCCGCCTCCCCGGCCTGGGAACAGCCGGAAGCGGGGATCGCCCTCTTTGCTGGGGACGTCATCAAGACCGGCGCCTCCTCCCGGGCCGCCCTTCTCCTGGCCGATGAAAGCCAACTCAAGCTCCACGAACACACCCTCCTGGAATTGCGGAGCGTCCTGCCCTCGCCGCGCCTTAGATGGGCCGAGATCGTGCCCGCGACCCAGGCGGAGGCCGCCGCCAGCCAGTATCGGGTGCCCCAAGGGGAGGTCTGGCTCCGCAACGCCCGGGAGACCTTCCGCTTCGAGCTGGAGACCCCCACAGTCACCGCCGGCATAAGGGGCACCGAGTTCAGCCTGAGGGTCAGCCCGGATGGCACCACCTCCCTCATCCTGCTCCAGGGCCGGCTGCAATTGGCCAATCCCTTCGGCTCCCTCACCCTGCAGGCCGGCGAGGAGGGCCTTACCCGGCCCGGCCAGGCGCCCACCAAACGGGTAGTCCTCACCCCCGACGACGCAGTACAATGGTCCCTTTATTATCCGGGCATCTTCAGCTATCGGGATTTTCCCCTGACCCGGGCCGGCCTCACCGGAGAGGCTGCCGCCTTGTATGATCAGGGGCGTCTGGACGAGGCCCGGGCCGCGGCCGAGGCCCTGCTCCGGCAGGAGCCCGGGCACGCCCTGGCTCTCACCGTCCTGGGCTGGGTGCATCTCCAGGAAAATAATCCCGCCGGGGCGGCAGACGTCTTGGCCAAAGTGCCCCGGCCCGGCGTCGGGGCGGTGATTGGCTTGGCCCTGGCTCTCTACCGCCTGGGGGATGCCCGGGGGGCCTACGAGCTCCTGGTGGCGACCCGCCGCCAGGACCCCAAAAATCCCCTGCTTCTGGCCATGGAGGGCTTTTTCGCCCTGCAGGTGGCCAAGGTGCCGGAGGCCCAGGCCTGTCTTGAGGAAGCCCTGCGCCTGGCCCCGGAGCTTACCCTGGCCCGGCCTTTGCTGGCCCAGATGTGGCTGGTGCAGAATCGCAAGGCCGCGGCCCGCCGGGAGGCCGAGCAGGCCCTCAGCCAAGCCCCGACCTCGCCCCTGGCCCGCCTGACGATGGCCCTGGTGGAAATCGCCCACTTCCAAAGGCAAGCAGCCCTGGAGCATTTGCAGCAGGCCCTGAAGGCCGATCCCCGCTTCGTCCCGGCCCATCTCTACCTGGCCAAACTCTGGCTGGGCGGGGATTATCTGGAGAAGGCCTCCCAGGTCATGGAGGCGGCCCGGCGCCTGGCTCCGCAGGAAGCGGAGGTCCTCACCCTGGCGGGCTTTGTGCGCCTGGCATTCCGGGATTTTCGGGGGGCCCGGACCCTTTTTGAGCAGGCAGTCCGGGCCAACCCGGCCCTGGGGGAACCCCACCTGGGCCTGGGGATCTGTCATTTCCGGGACCGCCGTCTGGATCAGGGCCTGACGGCCATGCTCACCGCCACGTTGCTGGAACCCCGGGTCTCCCTCTATCAGTCCATGCTGGGGAAGGCCCTGTACCAGACCCGGGCCTTCGCCAAGGCCCTGGAGGTGTATGACTACGCCACCACCTTGGACCCCCGGGACCCCACCCCCCATTTCTACAAAGGCATCGCCCTCACCGACCTGAACCGGCCCGGCGAGGCCATCCAAGAGATCAACCGCTCTATTGAGCTCAACGACCACCTGGCCGTGTTCCGCTCTCGCCTGATGCTTGACCGGGACCTGGCGGTGCGCAATTTCGACCTGGCCCGGGCCTACAACCAGCTGGGTTTGGGTGAGTGGGCCTACAGCAAGGCGGTCACTGCGGTGAAGCAGGACTACCTCACCGGCTCGGCCCACCTTTTTCTGGCCGGCGCCTATCAGGGCACCCGGCAGCGGCTGGCCTCCGCTGCCTCGGAGCTGCTCCTCTACCGGCTTTTGTCCCCGGCCAACCAGAACACCTTTACCCTTTACAACGATTATACCCCCATGTTTGAGATGCCCTATGCCCGGGTGCAGCTCCAAGGCGGGGTGGGCACCTGGGGCCACGGCCGGGCCATCCAGGATCACGCCCTGGAGGTGTATGGCGGCGTGCCGGGGCTGGCCTTCGATATCTCCGGCGGCTACCAGGAGGATGACGGCTTCCGGGCCCGTAATGGCGACCGGGATTTTGCCGTGTTCACCGGCTTGGTGAAATGGGAGCCCACCGTGCGCCAGTCCCTGATGGGCGGGGTCACCCTGGCCCGGAGCGAGGCCGGGGACGTGACCAATCTCCATGATTACAGCTTCAGGAACGCCCCCGACCTGCGGCAGGTCTTCCGTACCCGGGTCTCTGAGGCGGGCTACGTGCACCGCTTCACGCCGGAGGCCACGTTTTTGGGCTATTTCTCTTATGCCAAAAACGACTGGCATCTGAGGGACCGGACCTTCTTCCCCCAGATTTTTTCGGTGGGCGGCCTGCCTGTTGATCTCACCAGCACTCTCAACCGGGAAAACGACCTGGAGTTTCACAACCTCCAGTTTCAGCAGCACCTCAAGCTGGGGAGCCACACCTTCATCGCCGGGGTGGATTACTTCTCCGGTCGCCTGAAATACCATCGGCGGGAAAATCTGCTGTTTTCCATTTATGACAGCCCGGTCCTCTCCCTCACCCTTCTGGACCATTTCCGGCCTCCCCAGCGCTCCTTCAGCCTCTACCTCCTGGATTACTGGCGCCTAACCCCGCAGCTCTTGCTGGAAGCGGGACTTTTTTATGATGAGGCCCGCACCCCCCGCTCCGGCTTTGCCCAGCCGGTGTTCACCTCCCGCATCAGCCCCCGGTTCGGGCTGAATTACCAGCTCACCGCCCAGCACACCCTCCGCCTGGCGGTGCAGCGGGCCCTCAACACCCACGGCCTGCTGGCGCCTTTGCTGGCCCCATCGGAGACCGCCGGCTTCCCGACCCTCATCAATGTGGATGACGGCTCCGAGGTGCGCCAAGCAGGCCTGGCCTGGGAGGCCCAGTGGGACGCCCAGACCTTCTCGGTGCTGCGTCTGGACGCCGGCCGCATCGCCACGCCCCAATACGAGGTCTCCCTGGCGGACGGCGACCTGAAGGAGAACCGGGTATGGTGGGGCTGGAAGCGCTACGCCGCGAGTTTCACCGTCAACCGCATCCTCAGCCCCTCCTGGGGCCTGGCGCTGGGGGTCAGCGGCAAGAAGTTCGATCCCACCTTTGCCAGCGGCCACGACTTTTCCGAGTTCACCGGCTTTGCCCAGCTCTCCTTCCTGCACCGCTCCGGCTTCCAAGGCTTCCTCCGGGCCTTTTTGGTGCGCCAGGACCTGACCCACCGGGGGGATAACCTCTTCGGGCTGGTGGATGTGCGGCTGGGCTATGAATTTCCGGGCAAGCGGGGTCTGGCCGCGCTGGAGGTCACCAACCTCTTCGACCGGCACTTCTATTTCCAGAAGGAGTTCGTTACCCTGGACGCCCTGTTCCCGGCCCGGCGGCTGCTCTTCAAGCTGGCGTTTTATTTTTAA
- a CDS encoding putative sulfate exporter family transporter → MAEKNAGISEDWLSLWLGLFIFVLSLGVFVGLDLLGWGWKVNVWTDITQSMGAVSKDLKGISGLTALFLTYLFLVFIMGIGARALKVDLGKFQMAFTLVFAISMVCWVLGHYAYVAATPDKLKSLGIGWSLNLTGEAGYILALIVGLVVGNFFPGFSDTLKEATRPELYIKTAIVIMGAGLGVKAAEALGLASAVLFRGLCAIVEAYLIYWAIVYFVSRKYFKFSKEWAAPLASGISICGVSAAIATGGAIRARPVVPIMVSSLVVIFAVVELLLLPFLAQVALWTEPMVAGAWMGLAVKTDGAAVASGAIVDGLIRAKALAEAGINYKDGWILMTTTTVKVFIDVFIGIWAFILAIVWCAKIECKPGDKVRVREIWERFPKFVLGYAFTFIIFLIICASVPSLIKTAKVATAESNVFRQIFFAMTFFTIGVVSNFKKLWEEGIGRLAVVYLVCLFGFIIWVGLAISWIFFHGVKPPIIGG, encoded by the coding sequence ATGGCGGAGAAAAACGCAGGCATCAGCGAGGATTGGCTCTCCCTGTGGCTGGGACTGTTCATCTTTGTGCTGTCCCTGGGAGTCTTCGTCGGTCTCGACCTTCTGGGCTGGGGCTGGAAGGTGAATGTCTGGACCGACATCACCCAAAGCATGGGCGCAGTGAGCAAGGACCTGAAGGGCATTTCGGGCCTGACGGCGCTCTTCCTCACCTATCTCTTTTTGGTGTTCATCATGGGCATCGGCGCCCGGGCTCTGAAGGTGGATCTGGGCAAATTCCAGATGGCCTTCACCCTGGTCTTCGCCATCAGCATGGTCTGCTGGGTGCTGGGCCACTATGCATACGTGGCCGCCACCCCCGACAAGCTCAAGAGCCTGGGCATCGGCTGGTCCCTGAACCTCACCGGCGAGGCGGGCTATATCCTGGCCCTCATCGTGGGGCTCGTGGTGGGGAATTTCTTCCCCGGGTTTTCTGACACCCTGAAGGAGGCCACCCGGCCGGAGCTCTACATCAAGACCGCCATCGTCATCATGGGCGCCGGGCTGGGGGTCAAGGCGGCGGAGGCCCTGGGGCTGGCCTCGGCGGTGCTCTTCCGGGGCCTGTGCGCCATCGTGGAGGCCTACCTCATCTACTGGGCCATCGTCTACTTTGTCTCCCGCAAATACTTCAAGTTCAGCAAGGAATGGGCCGCCCCTCTGGCCTCCGGCATCTCCATCTGCGGGGTGTCCGCGGCCATCGCCACCGGCGGCGCCATCCGGGCCCGGCCGGTGGTGCCCATCATGGTCTCCTCCCTGGTGGTGATCTTCGCGGTGGTGGAGCTGCTGCTCTTGCCCTTCCTGGCCCAGGTGGCCCTGTGGACCGAGCCCATGGTGGCCGGCGCCTGGATGGGCCTGGCGGTCAAGACCGACGGCGCCGCGGTGGCCAGCGGGGCCATCGTGGACGGCCTCATCCGGGCCAAGGCCCTGGCCGAGGCGGGCATCAACTACAAAGACGGCTGGATCCTCATGACCACCACCACGGTGAAGGTGTTCATCGACGTCTTCATCGGCATCTGGGCCTTCATCCTGGCCATCGTCTGGTGCGCCAAGATCGAATGCAAGCCCGGCGACAAGGTGCGGGTTCGGGAGATCTGGGAGCGCTTCCCCAAGTTCGTTTTAGGGTATGCCTTCACCTTCATCATCTTCCTGATTATCTGCGCCTCGGTTCCCTCCCTCATCAAGACCGCCAAAGTCGCCACCGCGGAGAGCAATGTCTTCCGGCAGATCTTCTTTGCCATGACCTTCTTCACCATCGGGGTGGTCTCCAACTTTAAGAAGCTCTGGGAGGAAGGCATCGGCCGGCTGGCGGTGGTCTATCTGGTGTGCCTGTTCGGTTTCATCATCTGGGTGGGCCTGGCCATCTCCTGGATCTTCTTCCACGGGGTCAAGCCCCCGATCATCGGCGGATAA
- a CDS encoding DUF3365 domain-containing protein has product MSELPLPDAVPPRSSPSFGLQKKFLVGVGFLFLSFCILLAWLIYRHERNLLEEAAYEKAEMVLAAAEASRHYIQEVLRPKMFEVVGKDGFVLEAMSTSFVSRAVMDRFRHTLPDYQYRRVATNARNPAYAPRPVEQGLIEFFAAHPQEKSWQGLVELHGQAHFLYARPVFFDRSCLHCHGDPKDAPAALVERYGRERGFGHREGEIAGISAVTIPVEVALAAIQGRAFGVFGLSLFVLSLLFVGINFFFNRVVVHNLRDLLNIFRVGLRDDKELELLSEAQAKDELGELTVAAQALVGHLGDTRRQLEEYAHNLEGMVKSRTEALETSRRALQTQVAERNRELKTLTTIAELVTQAGSIREIFPRVLIHTLALIPARGAALYLLQDHPARLELMCQENAAGLLPRLLLEGDDPTPAAGDAARELAESLRAAVSGRMSFFSCPHQGDSCLNTPLLCRGRVLGVMTFVEVVFTELTPERRELLQAIGHQIGVTIESLQSLTSLAQSKELLQTVFDGITDMLVLLDRQLRVKMVNRAYLDYFGLRLEDILEQPCRLTQPGNSADLLAHRQPVTAEMDGPEGRRLLVHTYPLLDERGEVTGLVRYAKDVTAQKQVEERIRQTEKLAALGQLAAGVAHELNNPLGVILCYADLLRRELSQAKEAAALQDLATIEKHARSCQRIVADLLNFARGQETAKTRTALNPTITEVVQMVEHQFRQHCTIELDLDPAIPEMELDADKMRQVYLNLLMNARQALKNTGVIRISTRYLQEAGLVQITFWDNGRGIPPEIRSKIFDPFFSTKKTGEGTGLGLSVSYGIIKEHGGDIQVESEPGRWTRFTITLPVSTSRG; this is encoded by the coding sequence ATGTCTGAGCTTCCCCTCCCGGACGCGGTGCCGCCGCGGTCATCCCCCTCCTTCGGCCTGCAGAAGAAATTCCTGGTGGGCGTCGGTTTCCTGTTCCTCAGCTTCTGCATCCTCCTGGCCTGGCTCATCTACCGCCACGAGAGGAACCTCCTGGAGGAGGCGGCTTACGAGAAGGCGGAAATGGTGCTGGCCGCGGCCGAGGCGAGCCGGCACTACATCCAGGAGGTGCTGCGGCCCAAGATGTTTGAGGTGGTGGGCAAAGACGGCTTTGTCCTGGAGGCCATGTCCACCTCCTTTGTCAGCCGGGCGGTCATGGACCGCTTCCGCCACACCCTGCCGGACTACCAATACCGCCGGGTGGCCACCAATGCCCGCAATCCGGCCTATGCCCCCCGGCCGGTGGAGCAGGGCCTGATCGAGTTTTTCGCCGCCCACCCCCAGGAGAAGAGCTGGCAGGGCCTGGTGGAGCTCCACGGCCAGGCCCATTTCCTTTATGCCCGGCCGGTCTTCTTCGACCGCTCCTGCCTGCATTGCCACGGCGACCCCAAAGATGCGCCTGCCGCCCTGGTGGAGCGCTACGGCCGGGAGCGGGGCTTCGGCCACAGGGAGGGGGAGATTGCCGGCATCAGCGCGGTGACCATCCCGGTGGAGGTGGCCCTGGCCGCCATCCAGGGCCGGGCCTTTGGAGTCTTCGGCCTCAGCCTCTTTGTCCTCTCCCTTTTGTTTGTGGGCATCAATTTCTTCTTCAACCGGGTGGTGGTGCACAACCTGCGGGATCTTCTGAATATCTTCCGGGTGGGGCTGAGGGATGACAAAGAACTGGAGCTCCTCAGCGAAGCCCAGGCCAAGGACGAGCTGGGCGAGCTCACCGTCGCCGCCCAGGCGCTGGTGGGGCATCTGGGGGATACCCGGAGGCAGTTGGAGGAGTATGCCCACAACCTGGAGGGCATGGTCAAAAGCCGCACCGAGGCCCTGGAGACGTCCCGGCGGGCCCTGCAGACCCAGGTGGCGGAACGCAACCGGGAGCTGAAAACCCTCACCACCATCGCCGAGCTGGTGACCCAGGCCGGCAGCATCCGGGAGATCTTCCCCCGCGTGCTCATCCACACCCTGGCCCTGATCCCGGCCCGGGGGGCGGCCCTGTATCTGCTGCAGGACCACCCGGCCCGCCTGGAGCTGATGTGCCAGGAGAACGCCGCCGGCCTTTTGCCCCGCCTGCTCTTAGAGGGAGACGACCCCACACCCGCCGCCGGTGACGCGGCCCGGGAGCTGGCCGAGTCCTTGCGGGCCGCGGTCTCGGGCCGCATGAGCTTTTTTTCCTGCCCGCACCAAGGCGACAGCTGCCTCAACACGCCGTTGCTCTGCCGCGGCCGGGTTCTGGGGGTGATGACCTTCGTGGAGGTGGTGTTCACCGAGCTCACCCCGGAGCGCCGGGAGCTGCTGCAGGCCATCGGGCATCAGATCGGCGTCACCATCGAGAGCCTTCAGAGCCTCACCAGCCTGGCCCAGAGCAAGGAGCTCCTGCAGACGGTCTTTGACGGCATCACCGATATGCTGGTGCTCCTGGACCGCCAGCTCCGGGTCAAGATGGTGAACCGGGCCTATCTGGATTATTTCGGCCTGCGCCTGGAGGACATCCTGGAGCAGCCCTGCCGTCTGACCCAGCCCGGCAATTCTGCCGATCTTCTGGCCCACCGCCAGCCCGTGACCGCGGAGATGGACGGGCCCGAGGGGCGCCGGCTTCTAGTGCATACCTACCCTCTCCTGGATGAGCGGGGCGAGGTCACCGGTCTGGTGCGCTACGCCAAGGACGTCACCGCCCAGAAGCAGGTGGAGGAGCGCATCCGGCAGACGGAGAAACTGGCGGCCCTGGGACAGCTGGCCGCCGGGGTGGCCCACGAACTGAACAACCCCCTGGGGGTGATCTTGTGCTACGCCGACCTGCTCAGGCGGGAGCTCTCCCAGGCCAAGGAGGCGGCGGCGCTTCAGGACCTGGCCACCATCGAAAAGCACGCCCGCAGCTGCCAGCGCATCGTGGCGGATCTCCTCAACTTTGCCCGGGGCCAGGAGACCGCCAAAACGCGCACCGCCTTGAACCCCACCATCACCGAGGTGGTGCAGATGGTGGAGCACCAGTTCCGCCAGCACTGCACCATCGAGCTGGACCTGGACCCCGCCATCCCGGAGATGGAGCTGGATGCGGACAAGATGCGCCAGGTGTATCTCAATCTGCTGATGAACGCCCGGCAGGCCCTGAAAAATACCGGGGTGATCCGCATCAGCACCCGCTATCTCCAAGAGGCCGGGCTGGTGCAGATCACTTTCTGGGACAACGGCCGGGGCATTCCGCCGGAGATCCGCAGCAAGATCTTTGATCCCTTTTTCAGCACCAAAAAGACCGGGGAAGGCACGGGGCTGGGACTGTCGGTGAGCTACGGCATCATCAAGGAACATGGCGGGGACATCCAGGTGGAGAGCGAGCCCGGCCGCTGGACCCGGTTTACCATCACCCTGCCCGTGTCCACCTCCCGGGGATAA
- a CDS encoding sigma-54 dependent transcriptional regulator: protein MTTDRLLIVDDEVDMLEGLRRLLAYELTEVEILTASRGRQALKLVRREPVDLVLLDIRMPEMDGLEVLELLRREDPHLTVIMMTAYGSIAVAVEAMKHGAYDFITKPFERDALVLTVKKGLERSRLLRENRRLRQHLGEGATFQGLVGQSPAMRRLYERIQAVAATDYTVLIRGESGTGKELVARAIHALSRRAGRPLVTVNCPAIPEHLLESELFGYRKGAFTGADRDHPGLFQEAHGGTLFLDEIADIAVPVQTKLLRVLQEQEIKPLGAQRAHKVDVRILASTNQDIEAKIRERSFREDLYYRLNVVTLTTPPLREIAEDIPLLAEHFARLAAAELGYPGKRFAPEALDLLSRRAWPGNARELQNFVRRLVMFSPQEVISAEEVAHLGGPALPISNAAMSELPANGDILSYKPAKERLVQDFTQAYVIDLLQKTRGNVSQAAAISGLGRASFQKILRRLGIKPEDYRGR, encoded by the coding sequence ATGACCACGGACCGACTGCTCATTGTGGACGACGAAGTGGACATGCTGGAGGGCTTGCGGCGGCTTTTGGCCTACGAGCTCACCGAGGTGGAGATTCTCACCGCCTCCCGGGGACGGCAGGCCCTGAAGCTGGTGCGCCGGGAGCCGGTGGACCTGGTGCTCCTGGACATCCGCATGCCGGAGATGGACGGCCTGGAGGTTCTGGAGCTCCTGCGCCGTGAGGACCCCCACCTCACCGTCATCATGATGACGGCCTACGGCAGCATCGCGGTGGCGGTGGAGGCCATGAAGCACGGGGCCTACGATTTCATCACCAAGCCCTTTGAGCGGGACGCCCTGGTGCTCACCGTGAAAAAAGGCCTGGAGCGCAGCCGCCTCCTCAGGGAGAACCGCCGCCTGCGCCAGCACCTGGGGGAGGGCGCCACCTTTCAGGGGCTGGTGGGGCAGTCCCCGGCCATGCGCCGGCTGTATGAACGCATCCAGGCAGTGGCGGCCACGGATTACACCGTGCTCATCCGGGGGGAGAGCGGCACCGGCAAGGAGCTGGTGGCCCGGGCCATCCATGCCTTAAGCCGCCGGGCCGGCCGGCCCCTGGTCACCGTCAACTGCCCCGCCATCCCGGAGCATCTCCTGGAGAGTGAGCTTTTCGGCTACCGGAAAGGGGCCTTCACCGGCGCCGACCGGGACCACCCCGGCCTTTTTCAGGAAGCCCACGGCGGCACCCTGTTTCTGGATGAGATCGCCGACATCGCGGTGCCGGTGCAGACCAAGCTTCTGAGAGTCCTGCAGGAGCAGGAGATCAAGCCGTTGGGGGCGCAGCGGGCCCACAAGGTGGACGTCCGCATCCTGGCCTCCACCAACCAGGACATCGAAGCCAAGATCCGGGAGCGCTCCTTCAGGGAGGACCTCTATTACCGGCTCAACGTGGTGACCCTGACCACGCCGCCTTTGCGGGAGATTGCCGAGGATATTCCTTTATTGGCGGAGCATTTCGCCCGGCTGGCCGCCGCCGAGCTGGGCTACCCCGGGAAGCGCTTTGCGCCGGAGGCCCTGGACTTGCTTTCCCGCCGGGCCTGGCCGGGAAATGCCCGGGAACTGCAGAACTTTGTGCGCCGGCTGGTGATGTTCTCCCCCCAGGAGGTGATCAGCGCCGAGGAGGTGGCCCACCTGGGGGGCCCGGCCTTGCCAATTTCCAATGCCGCCATGTCTGAGCTCCCCGCCAACGGCGACATCCTGAGCTACAAGCCGGCCAAGGAGCGGCTGGTGCAGGACTTCACCCAGGCCTATGTCATTGACCTGCTTCAGAAAACCCGGGGCAATGTCTCCCAGGCGGCGGCCATCAGCGGGTTGGGCCGGGCTTCTTTCCAAAAGATCCTGCGCCGCCTGGGGATCAAGCCGGAAGATTACCGGGGAAGGTGA